The Candidatus Obscuribacter sp. genome has a segment encoding these proteins:
- a CDS encoding MgtC/SapB family protein — translation MLNFLSQYGLAFSSLVPAWMNNWFAHLQVAPGLVASQTYLPPFLVSIVLGTLLGMERRKRHKVAGVRTNMLVCASACLITMVGLVIFDATKIGDPARLPGQLLAGIAFLGAGVIWKNGWRTQGLTTSAMILYATGIGIVCGFGYLLWATSAAVIIVIFMQASYFIFPPDDTGEHTVMVRCHREHFDAVLALFPTRSSVTRFTRSDNGELEFRLNVQMTLRQLNQLLSTNIHNDVIRGIEVIDESSS, via the coding sequence ATGCTCAACTTTCTCTCTCAGTACGGTCTTGCATTCTCTTCGCTTGTACCGGCATGGATGAACAACTGGTTTGCACACCTTCAGGTGGCCCCCGGTCTGGTTGCATCCCAAACTTATCTCCCGCCCTTCCTGGTCTCAATCGTGCTTGGCACCTTGCTTGGCATGGAGCGCAGGAAGCGCCACAAAGTGGCTGGTGTGCGTACCAACATGTTGGTCTGCGCCTCCGCTTGCTTGATCACCATGGTCGGCCTCGTCATCTTTGACGCGACCAAAATCGGTGATCCGGCGCGTTTGCCTGGTCAGCTTTTGGCTGGCATTGCCTTCCTCGGCGCAGGCGTGATCTGGAAAAACGGCTGGCGCACACAAGGTCTCACCACCTCGGCGATGATCTTGTACGCCACCGGCATCGGCATCGTCTGTGGCTTTGGCTACTTGCTTTGGGCAACCAGTGCGGCAGTCATCATCGTCATCTTCATGCAAGCTTCCTACTTCATCTTCCCGCCCGACGACACCGGTGAGCACACTGTCATGGTGCGCTGCCATCGGGAGCACTTCGACGCAGTGCTTGCACTTTTCCCGACGCGTTCGTCAGTCACTCGCTTCACCCGGAGCGACAATGGCGAGCTGGAGTTCAGGCTCAACGTGCAGATGACACTGCGGCAGCTCAATCAGCTGCTCTCGACCAATATCCACAACGACGTCATCCGCGGCATCGAGGTGATTGACGAATCGAGTTCGTGA
- a CDS encoding 1-acyl-sn-glycerol-3-phosphate acyltransferase: MSAISIGLIVVAIALAVFVGVRGYYWYCEGKKLQTSGYMTPASTKLARWTFKAVANVGTRLLVGPVTVIGRENSFYKGRGLVLPNHVITHDFIVVGKTMPYGYRQLSKAAEIKNPVVATLAAWIGTVGVQVEGGKAQDGGGQAVVDTGAKIITASPGSRMLLFPQGMLTYTGDISPKTFRTGATRMLAKAASEINGEPLFVHPIAIDYKRNRSDATFFQKVVYLMGLQLLRTFRYKDKLVNPDGTPALDDEGKIQWTVKKSMVLYGATVVIGKPIPYADLPADPREAIEYIRQRIEAQLAVAQGKSSAAI; the protein is encoded by the coding sequence ATGTCAGCAATCTCTATCGGTCTCATCGTGGTGGCCATTGCGCTTGCCGTATTCGTCGGCGTGCGTGGCTACTACTGGTACTGTGAAGGCAAAAAGCTGCAAACCAGCGGCTATATGACCCCGGCGTCCACCAAACTGGCGCGCTGGACATTCAAGGCTGTGGCCAACGTCGGCACGCGACTGCTCGTCGGTCCCGTCACCGTCATCGGCCGCGAAAACAGCTTCTACAAGGGACGAGGGCTTGTCCTGCCCAACCACGTCATCACTCACGACTTCATCGTCGTGGGCAAGACCATGCCTTACGGCTATCGTCAGCTCTCCAAGGCTGCCGAGATCAAAAACCCGGTGGTGGCCACGCTCGCAGCCTGGATCGGCACCGTCGGTGTCCAGGTCGAAGGCGGCAAAGCACAAGATGGTGGCGGTCAGGCGGTGGTCGACACCGGCGCCAAGATCATCACCGCCAGCCCGGGCAGCCGCATGTTGCTGTTCCCGCAAGGCATGCTGACCTACACCGGCGACATCAGCCCCAAGACCTTCCGCACCGGTGCGACACGGATGCTGGCGAAGGCGGCCTCGGAAATCAACGGCGAGCCGCTCTTCGTCCACCCCATCGCCATCGACTACAAGCGCAATCGCAGTGACGCCACCTTCTTCCAGAAGGTCGTCTACCTGATGGGTCTGCAGCTGCTGCGCACCTTCCGCTACAAGGACAAGCTGGTCAACCCGGACGGCACCCCCGCTCTGGACGACGAAGGCAAAATCCAGTGGACGGTCAAGAAGTCGATGGTGCTCTACGGCGCCACCGTCGTCATCGGCAAGCCGATTCCCTACGCCGACCTGCCCGCCGACCCGCGCGAAGCCATCGAGTACATCCGGCAGCGCATCGAAGCGCAGCTGGCTGTTGCTCAGGGCAAGTCGTCGGCGGCGATCTGA
- a CDS encoding tetratricopeptide repeat protein → MTHDNDTVAGNDVPALNAAINATHEALLLTEAVRQIDQALFWARQGRPDLSIVFTNMAKLMLLEGNGKESESDFWVLTTRSTIGIELNRPVQAVECATKALALGEVIFAQDPLKLAVARGNLGRALALLGRPEEARKQLSQGIFGLTGASHTPPASATPREQQYYREAFIEFARALQSLPPRPPQTS, encoded by the coding sequence ATGACACACGACAACGACACAGTAGCAGGCAATGATGTACCGGCTCTCAACGCCGCCATCAATGCAACGCATGAAGCGCTGCTGCTCACTGAAGCTGTCCGTCAAATCGACCAGGCTCTCTTCTGGGCCAGACAAGGACGCCCTGACCTAAGCATCGTTTTTACCAACATGGCCAAACTGATGCTCCTCGAGGGCAACGGTAAGGAGAGTGAAAGCGATTTTTGGGTGCTCACCACCCGCAGTACCATCGGCATCGAGTTGAATCGACCGGTGCAAGCTGTGGAATGCGCCACCAAAGCGTTGGCACTGGGCGAAGTCATCTTTGCTCAGGACCCGCTCAAGCTAGCCGTCGCCAGAGGCAACCTGGGCAGAGCACTAGCTCTCCTTGGTCGACCCGAGGAGGCGCGCAAGCAGCTCTCTCAGGGCATCTTCGGTCTCACCGGAGCGAGCCACACGCCTCCTGCGTCTGCCACTCCTCGCGAGCAGCAGTATTACCGCGAGGCCTTCATCGAATTCGCACGAGCACTGCAGAGCCTCCCGCCTCGGCCACCTCAGACTTCGTGA
- a CDS encoding alpha/beta hydrolase: MLSKKRYTPMGMTKLALFTLVLVYLALSPVLLFLKFEFFPLKTQHYQMPEAIERFNPETVSFKASNGCNLYGFYITVPKARYTVIVHHGQAANISYDGYAQTAEVFARAGANVLLYDYEGFGRSEGQPSSAALRRDALAAYEFAIARGATAGSIVQCGISLGTGAAADIATRQPCKAVVLISPYLALSQVAQEHLPYLCLYPALFYPQPDLGSRCLLGKHMPLLMVHSISDPVLPISQADKLAKSYESTPQLLTYYRVPDGGHIGALSDDGHSANGTVQICKSFFDRLDKLAIK; the protein is encoded by the coding sequence ATGCTCTCAAAAAAGAGATATACCCCAATGGGTATGACTAAGCTTGCACTGTTTACGTTAGTCCTGGTCTATCTGGCTTTGTCTCCAGTCTTGTTGTTTTTGAAGTTTGAGTTTTTTCCCCTGAAAACTCAGCATTATCAAATGCCTGAAGCGATTGAGAGGTTCAATCCGGAGACTGTCAGTTTTAAGGCGTCTAATGGTTGTAATTTGTACGGTTTTTATATAACCGTCCCTAAAGCCCGCTATACAGTGATTGTCCACCACGGACAGGCAGCCAATATTAGCTACGATGGCTACGCCCAGACGGCCGAGGTGTTTGCCCGGGCCGGGGCAAACGTACTGCTTTATGACTACGAAGGGTTTGGTCGTAGCGAAGGGCAGCCATCGAGTGCTGCTTTGAGAAGAGATGCACTTGCAGCTTATGAGTTTGCCATCGCACGTGGTGCCACTGCCGGTAGTATTGTGCAGTGTGGCATTTCGCTAGGCACTGGAGCAGCGGCAGATATTGCCACCCGCCAGCCCTGCAAGGCTGTAGTGCTGATTAGCCCCTACCTGGCTTTGAGCCAGGTTGCTCAGGAGCACTTGCCGTATTTGTGTCTTTATCCTGCGCTCTTTTATCCACAGCCTGATTTAGGTTCCCGCTGTTTGCTTGGTAAGCATATGCCGCTTCTAATGGTGCATTCTATTTCAGATCCAGTATTACCCATAAGCCAGGCTGATAAGCTGGCAAAGAGCTACGAGAGTACTCCTCAGCTTTTGACTTATTACCGCGTGCCCGATGGTGGCCATATTGGCGCACTCTCAGACGATGGGCACAGTGCTAATGGTACTGTCCAAATTTGCAAGAGCTTTTTTGATAGGTTGGACAAGCTGGCAATTAAGTAG
- a CDS encoding DUF4946 domain-containing protein — translation MNIPASLPAQTIITALLVTFTLTASAVRAEDTKTQAKEQQPAPQSAVKTEPPTTNQDSSQSTTASQPQAPVETELEDLTDKPFEAVWPDGWKTKVLPGPLTNSGRDLGGKRVRSMKIDNGIPTVIELTFFPRRDKGQSNIADEIKTVLSNIKSGYETKGFSAEVGPVQNTKLSKLDSNEAIVTVTTPAFKMLQSILLTQSEDYFYSLTFTGRQTQYDLYKPAYDRLRSSLVLK, via the coding sequence ATGAATATCCCGGCTAGCCTGCCAGCTCAAACTATTATTACAGCACTACTAGTGACCTTTACACTAACTGCTAGTGCCGTCAGAGCTGAAGACACCAAAACACAAGCCAAAGAGCAACAGCCGGCTCCTCAGAGCGCAGTCAAAACTGAGCCCCCAACCACTAATCAAGATTCATCACAAAGTACAACTGCAAGCCAACCTCAAGCCCCGGTCGAAACCGAACTCGAAGACCTCACAGACAAGCCATTTGAAGCAGTCTGGCCTGACGGATGGAAAACCAAAGTACTACCTGGGCCTCTTACCAATAGTGGACGTGATCTTGGCGGCAAGCGAGTTAGATCAATGAAAATCGACAACGGTATACCAACTGTCATTGAGCTTACATTCTTCCCACGTCGAGATAAAGGTCAATCCAACATTGCCGATGAAATCAAAACCGTATTGAGCAACATCAAAAGCGGCTACGAAACTAAAGGATTTAGCGCCGAAGTCGGACCAGTACAAAACACAAAACTAAGCAAACTGGACTCAAACGAAGCGATAGTAACAGTAACTACTCCTGCTTTTAAGATGCTACAAAGCATCTTGCTGACACAAAGTGAGGATTACTTTTACTCACTGACCTTTACCGGCCGTCAGACCCAATACGACCTCTACAAGCCCGCCTACGATAGGCTGCGCAGCTCACTGGTGCTTAAGTAG
- a CDS encoding S9 family peptidase — translation MHRHAQRWSVSGFCLLLIGAVNLGYPACPLNPVFGATTLSDTDSYLWLEDIDSKKSLTWVRAQNKPSQKSIESLPGFEPLRERILKILDSPAKIPYVTKYGEYYYNYWTDAKNVRGLWRRTTLAEYQKAEPKWEVVLDLDKLAASEKENWVWHGADVLEPSYDRCLISLSRGGGDKEVVREFDLNTRAFIKDGFCLPEAKSVASWIDRDNIYVGTDFGPGSLTDSGYARLVKKWQRGTPLSEAKQVFAGQKTDVSVIAYAFLDHGKHYEVIHRGVSFYKNMAYLKRGDDWVLIDKPEDADVSLSFDMLFLRLRSDWTVGGKTYGAGSLIAADVDAYMAGKRAFTVFYQPGPRKSYSGRGITKNYIFVEETENVCSSLYLWSKTKDASGEIVWSRSKVKTPDVGVVNVWGIDADHSDEYFMQTDSLLSPSTLFYGKVAAGGNCDERLKVKSQPEFFDAKDLQVGQFEVTSKDGTKVPYFMVSKKEIKLDGKNPTILYGYGGFEHSMLPSYRAVSGAAWMERGGVYVLSNIRGGGEFGPDWHKAARKENRQKAYDDFIAIAEDLIKRKVTSPSHLGIHGGSNGGLLMGVMLTQRPDLFGAVVCGSPLLDMRRYNKLLSGASWMDEYGDPDKEAEWRYISKYSPYQNIKRDVTYPEIFIETSTRDDRVHPGHARKMAAKLKEYGHKVLYYENIEGGHSAAANNKQSAYLNALTYSFFWDRLK, via the coding sequence ATGCACCGGCATGCCCAAAGATGGTCAGTCTCTGGATTTTGCCTTTTGCTTATTGGCGCTGTTAACCTGGGTTATCCTGCTTGTCCCCTCAATCCTGTATTTGGAGCAACGACTTTGTCTGACACTGATAGTTATTTGTGGCTAGAAGACATAGACAGCAAAAAATCGCTGACCTGGGTGCGTGCCCAAAATAAACCCAGCCAAAAATCAATTGAGTCATTGCCTGGCTTTGAGCCTCTGAGAGAGCGTATCCTCAAAATACTCGACTCGCCAGCCAAAATACCCTATGTCACCAAATACGGCGAGTACTACTATAACTACTGGACTGATGCCAAAAATGTGCGTGGATTGTGGCGCCGCACCACACTAGCCGAGTATCAAAAAGCAGAGCCCAAATGGGAAGTCGTGCTCGATCTTGATAAACTGGCAGCCAGCGAAAAAGAAAACTGGGTCTGGCACGGGGCTGATGTGCTGGAACCCAGTTATGATCGCTGTTTGATATCGCTCTCGCGCGGCGGCGGTGATAAAGAAGTAGTGCGAGAATTTGACCTTAATACCAGGGCTTTTATCAAAGATGGATTTTGTTTGCCTGAGGCAAAAAGTGTCGCATCCTGGATAGATAGAGACAATATTTATGTGGGTACTGACTTTGGTCCAGGCTCTCTGACTGACTCTGGCTATGCCAGGCTGGTCAAAAAATGGCAGCGAGGCACACCGCTTTCTGAGGCTAAGCAAGTATTTGCTGGCCAAAAAACTGACGTCAGTGTTATTGCTTACGCGTTTTTGGATCATGGCAAACACTACGAAGTAATCCATAGAGGTGTAAGTTTTTACAAAAACATGGCTTATCTAAAACGTGGTGATGACTGGGTCTTGATTGATAAGCCAGAGGACGCAGATGTGTCTCTCTCGTTTGATATGCTCTTTTTGCGTTTGCGCTCAGACTGGACAGTGGGCGGTAAAACATATGGTGCTGGCAGTCTGATTGCGGCGGATGTGGACGCGTATATGGCTGGTAAGCGCGCCTTTACTGTGTTTTATCAACCAGGCCCGCGTAAGTCTTATAGCGGTCGCGGTATAACCAAAAACTATATTTTTGTCGAAGAAACCGAAAACGTATGCTCCAGTCTCTATCTCTGGAGCAAGACTAAAGACGCTAGTGGAGAGATAGTCTGGTCGCGGAGCAAAGTAAAAACGCCTGATGTTGGTGTGGTCAATGTCTGGGGTATTGACGCCGATCATAGTGATGAATACTTTATGCAGACAGATAGCTTGCTCAGCCCGTCTACGCTCTTTTACGGTAAAGTGGCTGCCGGTGGTAACTGTGACGAGCGTCTAAAGGTTAAGTCTCAGCCAGAGTTTTTTGATGCTAAGGACCTGCAAGTCGGTCAATTTGAAGTGACATCTAAAGACGGTACCAAAGTACCGTACTTTATGGTGAGCAAAAAAGAAATCAAATTGGACGGTAAAAATCCAACCATTCTGTATGGCTACGGTGGCTTTGAGCACTCGATGCTACCATCCTATCGAGCCGTATCGGGTGCTGCCTGGATGGAGCGCGGTGGGGTCTATGTCTTGTCCAATATCCGCGGTGGCGGTGAGTTTGGACCAGATTGGCACAAGGCTGCGCGCAAAGAAAACAGGCAAAAAGCCTATGATGACTTTATCGCCATTGCCGAGGATTTGATCAAGCGTAAGGTGACTAGCCCCAGTCATCTCGGCATCCATGGTGGCTCCAATGGTGGACTGCTTATGGGTGTGATGTTGACCCAGCGTCCTGATTTGTTTGGTGCTGTGGTTTGCGGCTCTCCGCTGCTGGATATGCGCCGCTATAACAAGCTCCTCTCCGGTGCTAGCTGGATGGATGAGTATGGTGACCCGGATAAAGAAGCAGAGTGGCGGTACATTTCAAAGTATTCACCATATCAAAACATCAAAAGAGATGTGACCTATCCCGAAATATTTATCGAGACATCTACTCGCGATGACCGTGTCCATCCCGGTCACGCACGTAAAATGGCTGCTAAGCTAAAAGAGTACGGACACAAAGTGCTCTACTACGAAAACATCGAAGGCGGACACAGTGCTGCTGCCAATAACAAGCAGAGCGCTTATCTCAATGCATTGACCTACTCATTCTTTTGGGACCGGCTTAAGTGA
- a CDS encoding CDP-alcohol phosphatidyltransferase family protein, with protein MQQIPNIITSVRLIAAMIILMLSLFAPDHGTSCFVWLFVAAGISDMLDGFIARRFNWCTAFGATLDSVSDLSLYVSSIVFLYQTSQQALSANLPVVLIGAMLQTLHLCYSYQRFGRFPAYHSDFTRACAYLIFFVMLAFCQSHNSLLIGAIATIWTVCSLEGMIITTLLKTPMSDIKGISVALQNRRDFKTKQTVTARTASSQTS; from the coding sequence ATGCAACAAATACCAAATATTATTACTAGTGTCAGACTCATAGCAGCCATGATTATCTTGATGCTCAGCCTCTTTGCGCCAGATCACGGGACATCTTGCTTTGTCTGGCTTTTTGTCGCAGCGGGCATATCCGACATGCTCGACGGTTTTATCGCCCGCAGGTTTAACTGGTGCACCGCCTTTGGTGCCACGCTAGACAGCGTATCAGATCTCTCGCTTTACGTTTCTTCGATTGTATTTTTATACCAGACCAGTCAACAGGCTCTCAGTGCCAATTTACCTGTCGTACTAATCGGGGCGATGTTGCAAACCTTACATCTGTGCTATTCATATCAGCGCTTTGGTCGCTTCCCGGCCTACCACTCAGACTTTACCAGAGCCTGTGCCTATCTCATCTTTTTTGTAATGCTAGCCTTTTGCCAGAGCCACAATAGTCTTTTGATTGGAGCAATTGCTACTATCTGGACGGTCTGCTCACTGGAGGGCATGATCATCACCACGCTGCTCAAAACACCGATGAGTGATATCAAAGGTATCAGTGTCGCACTACAAAATCGCCGAGATTTTAAAACAAAACAGACAGTTACAGCGCGCACCGCTAGCAGTCAAACAAGCTAA
- a CDS encoding multidrug effflux MFS transporter has translation MGIPKNSLGFTLFLGALGALPPLSIDMGLPALAVIAQTLHARDNEAALTLSLFLAGFAIAPVLFGPLSDRFGRRPILLIGSTIFAIAGILCTIAPTIELLLLWRVLQGIGAGAGAVLSMAIVRDLFEGSDARAKLSYVGIVRSLAPMIAPTLGAIVLSIANWRMIYASLAVMGVLLLILIATGFEESAPSERQPFNLPTLLTNYKSVLTDRVSGGYACMGALMFGGMFAYVSNSPLLFIGVYKLTATAFGALFAITSLGIMAGAFINGRLSARHLPHHVGLNIGASLAVVSTLANLTLTCLGLSSVYTLVPLLFVCTLSLGLSAPNTTHGCLQPLPKIAGAASAVLACSQMLTGAVSSAIVAFIYDERSPFAMTAVMAAFELAALVFYLVWIRPAEKQIASSNQPVQH, from the coding sequence GTGGGCATCCCCAAAAACTCGCTTGGCTTTACGCTCTTTCTTGGAGCGCTTGGTGCTCTGCCGCCTCTGTCCATCGATATGGGACTGCCAGCCCTGGCAGTAATCGCCCAGACACTGCACGCTAGAGACAACGAAGCAGCCCTCACACTGAGCTTGTTTTTAGCGGGCTTTGCTATCGCGCCAGTGTTATTTGGACCGCTCTCTGATCGCTTTGGGCGCAGACCCATACTGCTTATCGGCTCTACTATTTTTGCCATCGCAGGCATCCTCTGTACCATCGCTCCCACCATTGAGCTCTTGCTCTTGTGGCGAGTATTGCAAGGCATCGGCGCAGGCGCTGGAGCAGTGCTATCGATGGCTATCGTGCGCGACTTGTTTGAGGGCAGCGACGCCCGCGCCAAGCTCTCCTATGTCGGCATTGTGCGCAGTCTAGCCCCGATGATTGCCCCCACGCTCGGGGCCATTGTATTGAGCATTGCCAACTGGCGCATGATCTATGCCTCCCTTGCGGTGATGGGCGTATTGCTTTTGATCCTCATTGCCACGGGCTTTGAAGAATCAGCCCCCAGTGAGCGCCAGCCCTTTAACTTGCCCACCCTTTTGACCAACTACAAATCAGTTTTGACAGACCGCGTAAGCGGCGGCTATGCCTGCATGGGTGCCTTGATGTTTGGCGGCATGTTTGCCTATGTCTCTAATTCACCACTGCTCTTTATTGGCGTCTACAAGCTTACAGCCACTGCCTTTGGCGCACTATTTGCAATAACGTCTTTAGGCATCATGGCTGGAGCGTTTATCAACGGTCGCCTCAGTGCCCGTCATCTGCCGCATCATGTGGGACTAAATATTGGTGCCTCTCTGGCAGTAGTGAGCACCTTAGCCAATCTTACCCTGACATGCCTGGGGCTGAGCAGCGTCTATACTCTTGTGCCTTTGCTCTTTGTCTGCACTTTGAGCCTGGGGCTATCAGCACCCAACACTACACACGGCTGCCTGCAGCCACTACCAAAAATCGCTGGCGCGGCCTCTGCTGTGCTAGCTTGCTCACAGATGCTTACCGGTGCTGTATCGAGCGCCATTGTTGCCTTTATCTATGATGAGCGCTCGCCTTTTGCAATGACAGCAGTGATGGCCGCTTTTGAGTTAGCCGCCCTGGTCTTTTATCTAGTCTGGATACGCCCAGCCGAAAAACAGATTGCCAGCTCCAACCAGCCAGTGCAGCATTAA
- the trmD gene encoding tRNA (guanosine(37)-N1)-methyltransferase TrmD yields the protein MTFHVVTLFPELIDNYCQTSIIGRGVKAGCLQIKAYNPRDYCLDRYRKVDDTPYGGGAGMVLKPEPIYACVESILAAIESNPPGTATPIIITSPQGKPLVQADAQAFTVESDIIIICGHYEGFDERIHSLATHEVSLGDFVLTGGELAALCLVDAVGRLIPGVLGQSQSLHLESFNEGINGLLEGPSYTKPPVFRDMEVPEILKSGDHKKIDKWRREQALKRTLERRPDLLVNAKLSKSDKEFLRNLKESL from the coding sequence ATAACTTTTCACGTAGTCACGCTCTTTCCTGAGCTGATAGACAACTATTGCCAGACCAGCATCATCGGCAGGGGTGTCAAAGCCGGCTGCCTGCAAATCAAAGCCTACAATCCCAGAGACTATTGTCTGGACCGCTATCGCAAAGTCGATGACACTCCTTATGGTGGCGGAGCAGGTATGGTGCTCAAACCAGAGCCAATATACGCTTGCGTCGAGTCCATCCTGGCTGCCATTGAGAGCAATCCCCCCGGCACCGCTACCCCCATAATTATCACCAGCCCCCAGGGCAAGCCCCTGGTCCAGGCCGATGCCCAGGCCTTTACTGTCGAGTCAGACATAATCATCATCTGCGGTCACTATGAAGGCTTTGACGAACGCATCCACAGCCTTGCCACCCATGAGGTATCACTGGGAGATTTTGTCCTCACCGGCGGTGAGCTAGCCGCGCTATGTCTGGTCGACGCAGTTGGCCGCCTCATCCCGGGCGTGCTCGGTCAGAGCCAATCTCTGCACCTGGAATCATTTAACGAAGGCATCAATGGTCTACTAGAAGGTCCGTCATATACAAAGCCACCAGTTTTTAGAGATATGGAAGTACCTGAGATTTTAAAATCAGGAGATCACAAAAAGATTGACAAATGGCGCCGAGAGCAAGCTCTCAAGCGCACCCTGGAGCGCAGACCGGACCTTTTAGTCAACGCCAAACTGTCTAAAAGCGATAAAGAGTTCTTGAGAAATTTAAAAGAAAGTCTATAA